AACTTCACTAATCGTTATACAAGTTAATCAAAGGAGGGTTGTGGATCTTGGAAACCAATAAAGAAAGGATATTGGTGGTCGATGACGAGGCCAGCATCCGACGCATACTGGAAACCCGTTTATCCATGATTGGCTATGAAGTGGTGACCGCTGCCGACGGTGAAGAGGCGATCGCCACTTTCCATGAGAGCGACCCCGATTTGGTGGTGTTGGATGTGATGATGCCCAAGCTGGACGGCTACGGCGTTTGCCAAGAACTACGTAAAGAATCGGACATTCCCATTATTATGCTTACCGCCCTGGGGGATGTGGCCGATCGCATTACCGGTTTGGAACTGGGGGCCGATGATTATGTGGTGAAGCCCTTTTCCCCCAAGGAATTGGAAGCTAGAATCCGGTCCGTGCTACGGCGGGTGGACAAAAACGGTATGCCGGGCATTCCCAGTTCGGGCGTGTTGCAAATTGCCACCATTCGCATTGATACCAACAAGCGTCAAGTGTATAAAGGGGATGAGCGCATCCGCCTAACAGGAATGGAATTTAGCCTGTTGGAATTGTTGGTGAGTCGCTCCGGAGAGCCCTTTTCCCGTTCGGAAATTCTCCAGGAAGTGTGGGGCTACACCCCCGAACGCCATGTGGATACCAGGGTGGTGGACGTGCATATTTCCCGCCTGCGGGCCAAACTAGAGGAAGACCCCAGCAATCCCGAATTAATTCTTACTGCCCGGGGCACCGGTTACCTGTTCCAACGCATTCTGGAACCGGGGGAAGAACCGTAATTCCTAGGGATTTACCGAGGAATTTTCAGCCCATTGCCAGTTAATTGCCACCATGAGTGCAGATCCCAATCGTATTGTTCGTTTATTACCCCTTGGGGCGGGCAGTCTCGGGGGACTGTTATTGCTAATTAACCGCCTTTCCACCCCCATGTTAAACCCTTCCCAAGCCCGTTCCGATGTGGTGGGGGTAATTTTGGCGGGGATGCTGGTGTGTGTCTGGCTAATTTGGCAACGGATTCAGCCCAAGTCCCCGGAAGCGGTGGTGCTAGAAGGCAAAGAAGGCTTTGATTTACTGGATAGTCTGCCCCAGGAAATAAAAACAGAGTTAGCTTGGGCTTCCCATTTGCTCTTGACTAATACGGTCACCCAAACCATGGTGGTCTATTACGATCGCCAGGTGTTATTGCGCCGGGGCATTTTGAGTGAGCAAAAAGAAGTGAAACCGGGGCCGATTGTAGAACGGGTAATGCAAACCCAAAAGCCCGTTTATTTGGTGAATTTACCCCTCTATCCCGGTCGAGTGGAATTTGATTATTTACCCGCCAACACCCAGGGTTTAATCTGTCAGCCCCTCGACGATCGGGGTGTGTTAATCCTAGGAGCCAATATTCCCCGCAGTTATACGAAACAGGATGAAAATTGGGTCACGGGCATTGCTGATAAAATTGCCCATAGCTTGAGCATGCCCATCAATGCTTAACGGACAAATTTGAGCCAAGCAAAAATTTCCGCTGTGGTTAGGCTGAGGTCCAAACCATTTAATACTGGCAATAGTTCTTCCCTATTGTTCATCTCTGCAGCTTCAACACCGTAAAACTTTGGTGGGTACTGGGGAAAAAAAACTAAAATTGAACGTTCCTCTGGACTGATGAGCCACCCCAATTCACTGCCCTGCTCTAAGCAATAGAGAATATTATTAATTACCTTTGTTGCGCTTTGCTGGGGGGAGAGAATCTCAATTATCCAATCAGGGCAACTCGTAAAATGATTAGCAATATCTCCATCCGTAGTTAAGGGAATTCTTTGCCAACGAAATACAGAAATATCTGGCACCAGGGAACGATCAGCAAAGGTACAGCGTAACTCCGGCAAAGCATAGGCGAGGCGAAGGGGCTCGGCCACTTGGTTAATGGCCTGGCAAAGTCGGTATTGCAATTGACTATGCTGTCCCTGGGGCATGGGTTTTTGAGTAATAACTCCGTTCACATATTCCCACGCCGGAGAGTCTTCAATGTGGGATAGGGTGAGAAATTCCCATAGCGTTGTGATGGGGCTAGAGGCAAGCATAGTAACTATTCTCACAAGATGAGTTTATTCTGCCATGTAAGCATTTTAAGTATAACTCCGCCATGATCAACGTTCCAGGTAAGTTAAGCCAGCCAGTCTGACATGCAACTCAAGTCTAAAAAATAGCAAATTACCTCAAATTCTCTCAGCTAAAGTTAGCCAACGTTCTGTTTTTTGATCAATACTTTCACTTAAATTAGCTAAGCGTTCCGTCAGGTTTTGCAACTCGGTAAAATTGCCGTTGGAACTCTGGTAAAGTTGGGCTTCCAGTTGGGCTTTTTCTTCTTCCAATTGGGGAATTTGTTGCTCAAGCTGTTCGTATTCCCGCTTTTCTTTATAGGAAAGTTTTTTCGAGCTACTATCTTGGCTAACTTTGGTCGTAACAGAAGCAACTGGTTGAGATTTTTTTAACTCAGTTTCTTCTTGGTTTGCTCTAACCTGTTCTGCTTTTTTATATTCCAAATACAAAGTGTAATTGCCGGGATATTGCCGTAGTTCTCCCTCTTCTTCAAAAGCAAAAATGGTTTCCACGGTGCGGTCGAGGAAATACCGGTCATGGGAAACCACAATGACGCAACCGTTAAAATCTTCCAGGTAATCTTCCAACACCGCCAGGGTTTGCACATCCAAATCGTTGGTAGGTTCGTCCAAAATTAAAACGTTGGGGGCTCGCATCAACACCCGCAGTAAAAATAAACGGCGCTTTTCTCCCCCGGATAACTTGGCAATGGGAGCAAATTGTTGATTGGGGGGAAATAAAAATCTTTCTAACATCTGCCCAGCGGTAATTACTTCGCCGTCGGTGGTTTTGATCAATTCCGCCACACTTTTGAGGTAATCAATTACCCGTTGATTAGGATTTAAACTCAGGTCATCGGAGTGTTGATCAAAATAACCAAAATGAATGGTGCTACCAATGTCCACTGTGCCTTGGTCCGGCTCCAATCTGCCAGTGATCATATTCATTAAAGTGGATTTGCCCACGCCATTTTTGCCCACAATTCCCACCCGATCGCCGGGGGTGAAAATATAGGAAAAATCTTTAATTAATTGTTTGTTTTCAAAGCCCTTGCTAATGTTTTCCAGCTCTACCACTTTTTTGCCAATGCGCCGCCCAGCCGTACTAATATCTACTTTTCCCGTCCCCGTTTTAAAGCTGGTCTCCTGCATATCCTGGATGCGGTCAATGCGGGCTTTTTGCTTAGTGCTCCGGGCTTTAGGCCCTCTTTTTAACCATTCCAATTCCCGCCGCAACACTCCCCGGTGTTTTTTCTGACTGCTCTGTTCCGATTCCTCTGCTTCCGCTTTTTTGGTCAGATAATAACCATAGTTACCGTTGTAGCTATACAGTTCTCCTTGGTCAATTTCCAAAATACGGTTCGTCACCCGGTCCAAAAAATAGCGGTCGTGGGTAATTAATAACAATGCTCCCCGGAACCGTTGCAGGTAACTTTGTAGCCATTCCACCGAAAAAGCATCCAAATGGTTAGTGGGTTCGTCCATCAACAGCACATCCGGTTGGGACAACAATGCGGCGGCGATCGCCACCCGTTTACGGTAACCACCGGAAAGATCGCCTACTTTGGCATCGAGATGATCTACCCCCAACTGGGTCAGAATAATTTTGGCTTGGGTTTCCAATTCCCAGGCCCCACTGGTTTCCATCTGGGCTGATAGGGCCGACAGTTGATTAAGCAATTGCTCGTCACTGCCCTGGTGGGCCAACTTGTCCGACAGCAGTTCGTATTGTTTAACTAATTGCCACTGTTCGCCACTGTCCACAAAAACCTGCTCCAACACGGTGCGATCGCCGTCCATCTCTGGTTGTTGGGGTAAATAAACCACTTTGGCACTGCTGTTGCACCAATATTCTCCGCCATCAAAGGGTTCTAACCCGGCAATCATTTTCAACAGGGTGGATTTACCGGAGCCATTAACCCCAATTAATCCCACCCGATCGCCTGGCTCGATGTTGAACGTAGCGTCCCGCAGAATTTCTTTAATACCAAAATCTTTGCGGAGGGATTGAACAGTGATGAGAGCCATACGGGGAAATTTACCAGGAAAAATTGAGCAGACTGGCAAATTACAAGCCTTGGTCTGGGGCCCATTTTATCGAAAAACTGGGTTTACCCCTGGTCTTCCACCATGATTTGCCCTAGCCAAAATCGAAAATGGCGCTCCATTGTTTAACCACCTGTTTAGGCATCCCTATGGGTCGTGTTTTTGCCGCCCTAAAAGGGATGTTATGGAGATCACAAAAATGAACGAAAATCCCCTAAAGTAGGGTAGCTTACGGCGACATCGCCCTTGGTCTCACGTTAGGAAGGCATGGATCTATCACAGTTAATCTTTAATGGCATTGCGGTGGGAAGCATTATCGCCCTGGGGGCAGTGGGGTTGACCCTGACCTATGGCATTTTACGCCTGTCTAATTTTGCCCATGGTGATTTTATGACTTTGGCGGCCTATTTAACTTGGTGGGCCAACACCAGCGGCATTAATTTGTGGTTATCCATGGCCCTGGGTTGTGTCGGTACCATCATTGCCATGTTCATTGGTGAATGGTTGCTCTGGAAGCCCATGCGGGCCCGGCGGGCTACGGCAACAACGCTGATCATTATTTCCATTGGTCTAGCCCTATTTCTCCGCAACGGCATCCTCTTGATCTGGGGTGGCAATAACCAAAATTACCGAGTGCCCATTGTCCCTGCCCAGGATTTTATGGGCATTAAATTTGAGTATTACCGTCTACTGGTCATTGCTATGGCGATCGCCGCCATGGTGGTGTTGCATTTGATTTTGCAAAGGACGAAAGTGGGCAAAGCGATGCGGGCCGTGGCGGACAATGTTGATCTGGCGAAAGTATCCGGCATCAACGTGGAATGGGTAGTGATGTGGACCTGGGTAATGACCGCAGTGTTAACAGCCCTAGGAGGATCCATGTATGGCCTGATGACCACCCTGAAACCGAATATGGGGTGGTTTTTGATTTTGCCCATGTTTGCTTCGGTGATTCTAGGGGGCATTGGTAATCCCTACGGGGCGATCGCCGGGGGGATAATTATTGGCGTAGCCCAGGAAGTGAGCGTGCCTTGGTTTGGCACCAGTTACAAAATGGGGGTGGCATTGCTGTTGATGATCATCATTTTGTTCATTCGTCCCCAAGGTTTGTTTAAAGGCACTCAATAATGGCCAAAGCAGATAAACAACGACTGGATGCCCTTTTGGTAGCCAAAGGTTTATGTGAATCCAGAGCCCTGGCCCAGCGGTTGATCCGGGCGGGGGAAGTGAAAGTTAATCAACAGTTGGTGGATAAACCAGGCACCCTGGTAACCATGGATGTGGCGGTGGAACTAGCCCAAAGGCCTCCCTACGTTTCCCGGGGAGGGGAAAAGTTAGCCAAGGCCCTAACGGAATTTGCCATTGATGTGACCGGTCGCATTTGTCTCGATGGGGGCATTTCCACTGGTGGCTTTACGGATTGTTTATTACAAAGGGGAGCAACGAAGGTTTACGGCGTGGATGTGGGTTACGGCCAGGTGGCTTGGAAATTGCGTCAGGATGACCGGGTGATTTTGCGGGAGCGGGCCAATTTTCGTTACCTCACGCCCCAGGATTTGTATGGGGATCAACCCTGGCCGGACTTGGGGGTGATGGATTTGTCCTTTATTTCCCTTACCAAAGTGATGGCTCCCCTCTGGTCTCTCCTCGCTCCTCCCCGGGAAGTGGTGTTATTGGTTAAGCCGCAATTTGAAGTGGGCAGGGAAAAAATTGGCAAAAAGGGAGTGGTGCGGGATGCCCAAGCCCAGGCAGAGGCCATTGACCAAGTGTGGCGATCAGGGCAGAGCCTCGGTTGGCAGTTTAACGGTTTAACTTTTTCCCCTATCACCGGGCCGGCGGGCAATGTGGAATATTTACTCTG
The genomic region above belongs to Synechocystis sp. PCC 6803 substr. PCC-P and contains:
- the rpaB gene encoding response regulator transcription factor RpaB: METNKERILVVDDEASIRRILETRLSMIGYEVVTAADGEEAIATFHESDPDLVVLDVMMPKLDGYGVCQELRKESDIPIIMLTALGDVADRITGLELGADDYVVKPFSPKELEARIRSVLRRVDKNGMPGIPSSGVLQIATIRIDTNKRQVYKGDERIRLTGMEFSLLELLVSRSGEPFSRSEILQEVWGYTPERHVDTRVVDVHISRLRAKLEEDPSNPELILTARGTGYLFQRILEPGEEP
- a CDS encoding cofactor assembly of complex C subunit B; its protein translation is MSADPNRIVRLLPLGAGSLGGLLLLINRLSTPMLNPSQARSDVVGVILAGMLVCVWLIWQRIQPKSPEAVVLEGKEGFDLLDSLPQEIKTELAWASHLLLTNTVTQTMVVYYDRQVLLRRGILSEQKEVKPGPIVERVMQTQKPVYLVNLPLYPGRVEFDYLPANTQGLICQPLDDRGVLILGANIPRSYTKQDENWVTGIADKIAHSLSMPINA
- a CDS encoding Uma2 family endonuclease, producing MRIVTMLASSPITTLWEFLTLSHIEDSPAWEYVNGVITQKPMPQGQHSQLQYRLCQAINQVAEPLRLAYALPELRCTFADRSLVPDISVFRWQRIPLTTDGDIANHFTSCPDWIIEILSPQQSATKVINNILYCLEQGSELGWLISPEERSILVFFPQYPPKFYGVEAAEMNNREELLPVLNGLDLSLTTAEIFAWLKFVR
- a CDS encoding ABC-F family ATP-binding cassette domain-containing protein gives rise to the protein MALITVQSLRKDFGIKEILRDATFNIEPGDRVGLIGVNGSGKSTLLKMIAGLEPFDGGEYWCNSSAKVVYLPQQPEMDGDRTVLEQVFVDSGEQWQLVKQYELLSDKLAHQGSDEQLLNQLSALSAQMETSGAWELETQAKIILTQLGVDHLDAKVGDLSGGYRKRVAIAAALLSQPDVLLMDEPTNHLDAFSVEWLQSYLQRFRGALLLITHDRYFLDRVTNRILEIDQGELYSYNGNYGYYLTKKAEAEESEQSSQKKHRGVLRRELEWLKRGPKARSTKQKARIDRIQDMQETSFKTGTGKVDISTAGRRIGKKVVELENISKGFENKQLIKDFSYIFTPGDRVGIVGKNGVGKSTLMNMITGRLEPDQGTVDIGSTIHFGYFDQHSDDLSLNPNQRVIDYLKSVAELIKTTDGEVITAGQMLERFLFPPNQQFAPIAKLSGGEKRRLFLLRVLMRAPNVLILDEPTNDLDVQTLAVLEDYLEDFNGCVIVVSHDRYFLDRTVETIFAFEEEGELRQYPGNYTLYLEYKKAEQVRANQEETELKKSQPVASVTTKVSQDSSSKKLSYKEKREYEQLEQQIPQLEEEKAQLEAQLYQSSNGNFTELQNLTERLANLSESIDQKTERWLTLAERI
- a CDS encoding branched-chain amino acid ABC transporter permease, yielding MDLSQLIFNGIAVGSIIALGAVGLTLTYGILRLSNFAHGDFMTLAAYLTWWANTSGINLWLSMALGCVGTIIAMFIGEWLLWKPMRARRATATTLIIISIGLALFLRNGILLIWGGNNQNYRVPIVPAQDFMGIKFEYYRLLVIAMAIAAMVVLHLILQRTKVGKAMRAVADNVDLAKVSGINVEWVVMWTWVMTAVLTALGGSMYGLMTTLKPNMGWFLILPMFASVILGGIGNPYGAIAGGIIIGVAQEVSVPWFGTSYKMGVALLLMIIILFIRPQGLFKGTQ
- a CDS encoding TlyA family RNA methyltransferase, which gives rise to MAKADKQRLDALLVAKGLCESRALAQRLIRAGEVKVNQQLVDKPGTLVTMDVAVELAQRPPYVSRGGEKLAKALTEFAIDVTGRICLDGGISTGGFTDCLLQRGATKVYGVDVGYGQVAWKLRQDDRVILRERANFRYLTPQDLYGDQPWPDLGVMDLSFISLTKVMAPLWSLLAPPREVVLLVKPQFEVGREKIGKKGVVRDAQAQAEAIDQVWRSGQSLGWQFNGLTFSPITGPAGNVEYLLWLSQSAVNASAPTLAQLGEITQKTLDSFRN